One part of the Constrictibacter sp. MBR-5 genome encodes these proteins:
- the alaS gene encoding alanine--tRNA ligase, with the protein MATANDIRKTFLDYFAKHGHEPVASSPLVPRNDPTLMFTNAGMVQFKNVFTGAEHRPYSRAATSQKCVRAGGKHNDLENVGYTARHHTFFEMLGNFSFGDYFKETAIELAWNLITKEYGLPADKLLVTVYAEDEDAAALWRKIAGLPDQKIIRIATSDNFWAMGDTGPCGPCSEIFYDHGPHIPGGPPGSPDEDGDRFIEIWNLVFMQFEQVTRDERVNLPKPSIDTGMGLERITAVLQGKHDNYDIDLMRALIEASAEASGTPPDGPHAVSHRVIADHLRASSFLIADGVLPSNEGRGYVLRRIMRRAMRHAHILGARDPLMWRLVPALVRQMGDAYPELHRANALIAETLKFEEERFKQTLDRGLRLLDEATGTLPEGGKLAGEVAFKLYDTFGFPLDLTQDVLRGRGLGVDTEGFNAAMEKQREDARKAWAGSGEAATEAVWFDLRERLGATEFLGYAETAAEGQVKALLLDGKEVARAETGAEVAIIVNQTPFYGESGGQVGDTGAMFTAEGAEIAIRDTQKKVGDLFVHSGTVTRGALAVGDAVEMRVDAQRRDATRRHHSATHLLHAALRRHLGTHVAQRGSLVSPDRLRFDISHPKPITADEVAAIEAEVNERIRMDSAVATRLMPIKQAIDTGAMALFGEKYGDEVRVVTMGGPEAPGANREYSIELCGGTHVGRTGEIGAMVVTGESAVGAGLRRIEALTGEAAERFVSERLRIVDRAAQALRTTPDLIVERIESLTEERRRLERELSDMRKRLAAAGPASGPGDRTVGGMRFDARVLDGVPPRELKGMADELKSQLGSGVVALVATNDGKGSIVVAVTPDLTERVSAVDLVRVGAEAMGGKGGGGRPDMAQAGGPDGGLAAEAVSAIERAVAAAGA; encoded by the coding sequence ATGGCGACCGCGAACGACATCCGCAAGACGTTCCTCGACTATTTCGCGAAGCACGGGCACGAGCCCGTGGCCTCGAGCCCGCTGGTGCCGCGGAACGATCCGACGCTGATGTTCACCAATGCGGGGATGGTGCAGTTCAAGAACGTCTTCACCGGCGCCGAACACCGGCCGTATAGCCGCGCCGCCACGTCGCAGAAGTGCGTGCGCGCCGGCGGCAAGCACAACGACCTGGAGAATGTCGGCTATACGGCGCGGCACCACACCTTCTTCGAGATGCTCGGTAACTTCTCCTTCGGCGACTATTTCAAGGAGACGGCGATCGAACTGGCCTGGAACCTGATCACCAAGGAGTACGGCCTGCCGGCCGACAAGCTGTTGGTCACCGTCTATGCCGAGGACGAGGATGCGGCGGCACTGTGGCGCAAGATCGCCGGGCTGCCGGATCAGAAGATCATCCGCATCGCCACATCGGACAATTTCTGGGCGATGGGCGACACCGGGCCGTGCGGGCCCTGCTCCGAGATCTTCTACGACCATGGCCCGCACATCCCGGGCGGCCCGCCCGGCAGCCCCGACGAGGACGGCGACCGGTTCATCGAGATCTGGAACCTGGTCTTCATGCAGTTCGAGCAGGTCACGCGCGACGAGCGCGTCAACCTGCCCAAGCCGTCGATCGACACGGGCATGGGCCTGGAGCGCATCACGGCGGTGCTGCAGGGCAAGCACGACAATTACGACATCGACCTGATGCGCGCGCTGATCGAGGCGTCGGCGGAGGCGTCCGGCACGCCGCCCGACGGCCCGCACGCCGTGTCGCACCGGGTGATCGCCGACCACCTGCGCGCCTCCAGCTTCCTGATCGCCGACGGCGTCCTGCCGTCGAACGAAGGACGCGGCTACGTGCTGCGCCGGATCATGCGGCGCGCCATGCGCCACGCCCACATCCTGGGCGCGCGCGATCCGCTGATGTGGCGGCTGGTGCCGGCGCTGGTCCGCCAGATGGGCGACGCCTATCCGGAGTTGCACCGCGCCAACGCGCTCATCGCCGAGACGCTGAAGTTCGAGGAGGAGCGGTTCAAGCAGACGCTCGACCGCGGCCTGCGCCTGCTCGACGAGGCGACGGGCACGCTGCCCGAGGGCGGCAAGCTGGCCGGCGAGGTGGCGTTCAAGCTGTACGACACGTTCGGCTTCCCGCTCGACCTGACCCAGGACGTGCTGCGCGGCCGCGGGCTGGGCGTCGACACCGAGGGCTTCAACGCGGCCATGGAGAAGCAGCGCGAGGATGCCCGCAAGGCCTGGGCCGGTTCCGGCGAGGCGGCGACGGAAGCCGTATGGTTCGACCTGCGCGAGCGGCTGGGGGCGACGGAGTTCCTGGGCTATGCCGAGACCGCGGCCGAGGGCCAGGTGAAGGCGCTGCTGCTCGACGGCAAGGAAGTGGCGCGGGCCGAGACGGGTGCCGAGGTGGCGATCATCGTCAACCAGACGCCCTTCTACGGCGAATCCGGCGGGCAGGTCGGCGATACCGGCGCCATGTTCACGGCCGAGGGCGCCGAGATCGCGATCCGCGACACCCAGAAAAAGGTCGGCGACCTGTTCGTTCATTCCGGCACGGTCACGCGCGGCGCGCTGGCGGTGGGCGATGCGGTGGAGATGCGGGTGGACGCCCAGCGCCGCGACGCGACCCGGCGGCACCACAGTGCCACCCATCTGCTGCACGCCGCCCTGCGCCGGCACCTTGGCACGCACGTGGCGCAGCGCGGCTCGCTGGTGTCGCCCGACCGCCTGCGCTTCGACATCTCGCACCCGAAGCCGATCACGGCGGACGAGGTCGCGGCGATCGAGGCGGAGGTGAACGAGCGCATCCGCATGGACAGCGCCGTCGCCACCCGGCTGATGCCGATCAAGCAGGCGATCGACACGGGCGCGATGGCCCTGTTCGGCGAGAAATACGGCGACGAGGTTCGGGTCGTCACCATGGGCGGGCCGGAGGCGCCGGGCGCCAACCGCGAATATTCGATTGAACTGTGCGGCGGCACGCATGTCGGCCGCACCGGCGAGATCGGCGCGATGGTGGTGACGGGCGAGAGCGCCGTGGGCGCGGGCCTGCGGCGGATCGAGGCGCTGACCGGCGAGGCGGCCGAGCGCTTCGTGTCCGAGCGGCTGCGGATCGTCGACCGTGCGGCCCAAGCGCTTCGCACGACGCCCGACCTGATCGTCGAGCGGATCGAGTCTCTGACCGAGGAGCGGCGGCGCCTCGAGCGCGAGCTCTCCGACATGCGCAAGCGACTGGCAGCGGCTGGCCCGGCTTCCGGTCCCGGCGACAGGACCGTCGGCGGCATGCGGTTCGACGCCCGCGTCCTGGACGGAGTGCCGCCACGCGAGTTGAAGGGCATGGCGGACGAGCTGAAGAGCCAGCTGGGCTCCGGCGTCGTGGCCCTGGTCGCCACCAACGACGGCAAGGGCTCGATCGTCGTCGCCGTCACCCCGGATCTCACCGAACGCGTCAGTGCCGTCGATCTGGTGCGGGTCGGCGCCGAGGCGATGGGCGGCAAAGGCGGCGGCGGCCGGCCGGACATGGCGCAGGCCGGCGGGCCCGATGGCGGCCTCGCTGCAGAAGCGGTATCCGCCATCGAGCGGGCGGTCGCGGCGGCCGGGGCGTGA
- the arsC gene encoding arsenate reductase (glutaredoxin) (This arsenate reductase requires both glutathione and glutaredoxin to convert arsenate to arsenite, after which the efflux transporter formed by ArsA and ArsB can extrude the arsenite from the cell, providing resistance.), which produces MSAVVIWHNPRCSKSRETLALLRSRGIEPEIVPYLERPPSAAEIARVLDLLEMEPRALMRRKEAVYRAGGFDDPALSRGALIAAMAETPVLIERPVVLSGGKAALGRPPEAVLSILP; this is translated from the coding sequence GTGAGCGCCGTCGTCATCTGGCACAATCCGCGCTGCAGCAAGTCGCGGGAGACCCTGGCCCTGCTGCGGAGCCGCGGCATCGAGCCCGAGATCGTGCCCTATCTGGAGAGGCCGCCATCCGCAGCGGAGATCGCCCGGGTCCTGGACCTGCTCGAGATGGAGCCGCGGGCGCTGATGCGGCGGAAGGAGGCAGTCTATCGGGCAGGCGGCTTCGACGATCCCGCGCTCTCGCGCGGGGCCCTGATCGCCGCCATGGCGGAAACGCCCGTGCTGATCGAGCGGCCGGTGGTGCTGTCGGGCGGCAAGGCGGCACTCGGCCGCCCGCCCGAGGCCGTGCTGTCGATCCTTCCCTGA
- a CDS encoding lytic murein transglycosylase translates to MPRRPSLKPLFVTLIAASALAACASSPGSAPPQGIGIAQATPAGGQPVSAPAPVDFGACVADLKRQAVANGIPVQVAEASLRDVRELQRVVDLDRSQPEFVQTFGQYIDKRVSQNRIDRGRRMLSAYAPLFRSIEQQTGVPGRYIVSFWGLESNFGDNTGGFRIMDALATLACEGRRGQFFTAELFDAMRIVASGDIALERMEGSWAGAMGQPQFMPSTFQRHAVDADGDGRRDIWSSLPDIFGSAGNFLNAAGWRAGEEWGQEVILPPGFDYTLADLSVKRAVADWQALGVRPADGRPLANGGTEAALLLPAGWRGPAFITYPNFGVILNWNRSFNYALAVGLLADRIAGREPLIVQPAMDEVGLSRSQVMDLQRWLGSLGYDPGTPDGIVGPNTRSAARAFQQATGIQADGYVGQDLYQRVRAAAGA, encoded by the coding sequence GTGCCTCGCAGACCGTCCCTAAAGCCGCTGTTCGTGACGCTGATCGCCGCGTCGGCGCTGGCCGCTTGTGCCTCTTCGCCCGGTTCCGCACCGCCGCAGGGCATCGGCATCGCGCAGGCCACGCCAGCCGGCGGCCAGCCCGTGTCGGCTCCGGCTCCCGTCGACTTCGGTGCCTGCGTGGCGGACCTGAAGCGGCAGGCGGTCGCCAACGGCATTCCCGTCCAGGTGGCCGAGGCGTCGCTGCGGGACGTGCGCGAGCTGCAGCGGGTCGTCGATCTCGACCGGTCGCAGCCCGAGTTCGTCCAGACCTTCGGCCAGTATATCGACAAGCGGGTCTCGCAGAACCGGATCGACCGCGGCCGGCGCATGCTGTCCGCCTACGCGCCGCTCTTCCGCTCGATCGAACAGCAGACCGGCGTTCCCGGCCGCTACATCGTCTCCTTCTGGGGCCTGGAGAGCAATTTCGGCGACAACACGGGCGGCTTCCGCATCATGGACGCCCTGGCGACGCTGGCCTGCGAGGGGCGGCGCGGCCAGTTCTTTACGGCCGAGCTGTTCGACGCCATGCGCATCGTCGCGTCCGGCGACATCGCCCTGGAGCGGATGGAGGGATCCTGGGCGGGCGCCATGGGGCAGCCGCAGTTCATGCCGTCCACCTTTCAGCGGCACGCGGTCGACGCCGACGGCGACGGGCGGCGCGACATCTGGAGCAGCCTGCCCGACATCTTCGGCTCGGCCGGCAACTTCCTGAACGCCGCCGGCTGGCGCGCCGGCGAGGAGTGGGGCCAGGAAGTGATCCTGCCGCCGGGCTTCGACTACACGCTGGCCGACCTGTCGGTGAAGCGGGCGGTGGCCGACTGGCAGGCGCTCGGCGTACGGCCGGCCGACGGGCGGCCGCTGGCAAACGGCGGCACCGAGGCGGCGCTGCTGCTGCCGGCCGGCTGGCGCGGCCCGGCCTTCATCACCTACCCGAACTTCGGCGTCATCCTGAACTGGAACCGCTCGTTCAACTATGCGCTGGCGGTCGGGCTGCTCGCCGACCGGATCGCCGGGCGCGAGCCCCTGATCGTGCAGCCGGCGATGGACGAGGTCGGCCTGTCGCGCAGCCAAGTCATGGACCTGCAGCGCTGGCTCGGCAGCCTGGGCTACGACCCCGGCACGCCGGACGGGATCGTCGGCCCGAACACGCGGAGCGCCGCACGCGCCTTCCAGCAGGCGACCGGTATCCAGGCGGACGGCTATGTCGGACAGGACCTGTACCAGCGGGTCCGCGCGGCGGCGGGAGCGTAG
- a CDS encoding ATP-binding protein: MSIRSRLLALVALATLVPAVLVGIRFVHDRGRGIDAAIADLTATAQAVGEDLGEKIQGTAQLHYGLARARDLHTRDRAACSTFLAAVREEHPQYTGILTIDPNGRLFCDSLRTGRELDLNDRGYFVKALAAPGGVTMEAAFGRLTGLSVLQIAYPAQAETGELNFVLLASLDLTKFAEAHRRRVPHKQILMFDAAGTVLVWLPGQMRAEPVGTSIAETELFRRATATSGAHLVDLDGADGRREVWAVAALPSDVPAPGLHILVGLPHSDLVAEANRRLIQGTSTLTVISLLLFGGVWTLAEKGIRRPVGRIGTMARKLGQGDLSARVEPPHPAGELGALMGVLNATAEALERQRTAIDDLNARLRQSQKMEAIGQLTGGVAHDFNNLLTVILGSAELLVERLDRDPELRMLADMTAKAAERGSELTNRLLAFARRQPLDPRPTDVNRQIADMDRLLRRTLGEQIEIEVVQAGGLWKAMIDAGQLENAILNLCINARDAMPDGGRLTVETANVRLDAVYAASQSELEPGQYVMVAVSDTGTGMDAVTLERAFEPFFTTKDVGKGSGLGLSMVYGFVKQSGGHVRIYSEPGQGTTVKLYLPRADADQIQAGAPAEPALEKGKERILLVEDDDLVRGHVARQLGSLGYQVVAVENGPDAIAALRQDADIDLLFTDIVMPGGMNGREVADRAKALRPGLPVLFTSGYTENAIVHQGRLDRGVHLLQKPYRRQELAAKVRQALRGEQGNDC; this comes from the coding sequence ATGAGTATACGCTCGCGGCTCCTGGCGCTGGTGGCGCTGGCGACGCTGGTGCCGGCGGTGCTCGTCGGGATCCGCTTTGTGCACGACCGCGGCCGCGGCATCGACGCGGCGATCGCCGACCTGACGGCGACGGCGCAGGCCGTGGGCGAGGACCTGGGCGAGAAGATCCAGGGGACCGCGCAGCTGCATTATGGGCTGGCCCGTGCCCGCGATCTCCACACCCGCGACCGTGCGGCCTGCTCGACCTTCCTCGCCGCCGTGCGGGAAGAGCATCCGCAATATACCGGGATCCTGACCATCGACCCGAATGGTCGGCTGTTCTGCGACTCGTTGCGGACCGGCCGCGAGCTCGACCTCAACGACCGCGGCTACTTCGTAAAGGCGCTGGCCGCCCCGGGCGGCGTGACGATGGAAGCGGCGTTCGGCCGCCTGACCGGACTGTCCGTGCTGCAGATCGCGTATCCGGCGCAGGCGGAGACGGGCGAACTGAACTTCGTCCTGCTGGCCTCGCTGGATCTGACCAAGTTCGCGGAGGCGCACCGGCGCCGCGTTCCCCACAAGCAGATTCTGATGTTCGACGCCGCCGGCACCGTGCTGGTCTGGCTGCCGGGTCAGATGCGCGCCGAGCCCGTGGGCACGTCGATCGCCGAAACCGAACTGTTCCGCCGAGCGACCGCGACGAGTGGTGCCCATCTCGTCGACCTCGACGGCGCCGACGGCCGGCGCGAGGTGTGGGCGGTCGCTGCCCTTCCCTCTGACGTGCCGGCACCGGGCCTGCACATCCTGGTCGGCCTCCCGCACAGCGACCTCGTGGCCGAGGCCAATCGGCGCCTCATCCAGGGCACGTCGACGCTGACGGTGATCTCGTTGTTGCTGTTCGGCGGCGTCTGGACGCTCGCCGAGAAGGGAATCCGGCGACCCGTCGGGCGCATCGGGACGATGGCCCGCAAGCTCGGGCAAGGCGATCTGAGCGCCCGGGTCGAGCCGCCGCATCCGGCGGGCGAACTGGGTGCGCTGATGGGGGTGCTCAACGCCACGGCCGAGGCCCTGGAACGCCAGCGGACGGCCATCGACGACCTGAACGCGCGGCTGCGCCAGTCCCAGAAGATGGAGGCGATCGGTCAGCTCACCGGGGGCGTCGCCCACGACTTCAACAATCTCCTGACGGTGATCCTGGGCAGTGCGGAACTGCTGGTGGAACGTCTCGACAGGGATCCGGAGCTGCGCATGCTCGCAGACATGACGGCGAAGGCGGCGGAACGCGGCTCGGAACTCACCAACCGTCTGTTGGCCTTCGCGCGGCGTCAGCCCCTGGATCCCAGGCCGACGGACGTCAACCGGCAGATCGCCGACATGGACCGGCTGTTGCGGCGGACGCTGGGCGAGCAGATCGAGATCGAGGTCGTCCAGGCCGGCGGGCTGTGGAAGGCGATGATCGACGCCGGGCAGTTGGAGAACGCGATCCTCAACCTCTGCATCAACGCCCGCGATGCGATGCCGGACGGCGGTCGCCTGACCGTCGAGACGGCCAATGTGCGCCTCGACGCCGTCTATGCCGCGAGCCAGAGCGAGCTGGAGCCCGGTCAGTATGTGATGGTCGCGGTGTCGGATACGGGCACCGGAATGGATGCCGTCACGCTGGAGCGGGCGTTCGAGCCCTTCTTCACGACGAAGGACGTGGGCAAGGGCAGCGGCCTCGGCCTCAGCATGGTCTACGGCTTCGTCAAGCAGTCGGGCGGGCACGTCCGGATCTACTCCGAGCCCGGCCAGGGCACGACGGTGAAGCTCTACCTGCCACGTGCCGACGCCGACCAAATCCAGGCCGGCGCTCCGGCGGAGCCGGCGCTCGAGAAGGGCAAGGAACGGATCCTTCTCGTCGAGGACGACGATCTGGTCCGCGGCCACGTCGCCCGACAGCTCGGCAGCCTCGGCTATCAGGTCGTGGCCGTGGAGAACGGACCGGATGCGATCGCGGCGCTCCGCCAGGACGCCGACATCGACCTGCTGTTCACGGACATCGTCATGCCGGGCGGAATGAACGGCCGCGAGGTCGCCGACCGGGCGAAGGCGCTGCGCCCGGGGCTGCCGGTGCTGTTCACCTCGGGCTACACCGAGAACGCGATCGTCCACCAGGGCCGCCTCGACCGCGGCGTCCATCTCCTTCAGAAGCCGTATCGTCGCCAGGAACTGGCGGCCAAGGTGCGGCAGGCGCTGAGGGGCGAGCAGGGGAACGATTGCTGA